Within Epilithonimonas zeae, the genomic segment AATGGGCTTAGAAACAGGAGATAAAATCCTGAAAATAGACGGAAAACCTGCAGAAAGAATGGAAACCTCAACCGTTAATATGCTTTTTGCTGATAACGTAACTGTTCTAAGAGGTGGAAAAGAAGTGACTTTCCCAATCAATGAGGATGGTGTAGCTGAAGTTCTACACGCTAACGAGGCAAAACTTTATTTTATGAATCGTTTTCCTGCTGTGGTAGACACTTTAACTCCAAATATGCCGGCAATAAAAGCTGGATTACAAAAAGGCGACAAAATTGTTGGCGTCAACGGACAGAAAACGGAATTTTACGACCAAGTTACGGATGCTTTAAAGGCAAATAAAGGTGGAGAAATCAGTTTGAATATTATCAGAAATGATCAACCCCTTACAATCAATGCTAAAGCAACTCCGGAAGGAAAATTAGGATTTGGTCCTAACTTCCAATTGGCTCAGAGTTATCTGAACAAAAGCGAGACAACCAAAAATTATTCTTTTCTGGAAGCCATCCCAAGAGGGTTTACAAGAACTATTGATGTTTTGACAATGCAGGTGAAACAGTTTAAAATCATCTTTAACACCAAAACACAAGGTTATAAAAAGGTTGGAGGTCCTATCGCCATCGTAAATAATATGCACGTTGAAAAAAGCAAGGATGGAAGCCTTTCTATCGATTGGGAGTTTTTCTGGGGCTTTACAGCGATGTTCTCTGTTTGGTTGGCATTCCTTAATTTGATTCCAATTCCAGGATTAGATGGTGGTCATGTCTTGTTTACATTGTGGGAAATCATCACAAGAAAACCAGTTCCGCAGAAAATTTTGGAAAATGCGCAAATGGTAGGTGTAATTTTCTTATTAGGCCTTATGGCGTTAATCTTTGGAAATGATATAGTTAAGGTTGTAGCGCAATTTTTTAGTCAAAAAAATTAAAAAAAGTTGTCCAAAAATTTTTGGAAGTATAAAAAAAGTTTCTATATTTGCACACGCTTAAAGCAAATGGAAACATTCCTCTTTAGCTCAGTTGGTTAGAGCATCTGACTGTTAATCAGAGGGTCGCTGGTTCGAGCCCAGCAAGAGGAGCAAAACCACTAGATTAGTCTAGTGGTTTTTTGTTTTTATGTACTTCTTGTTTTCTTTAAAAATCTAATATTTATTTTCTCGCTTTGGATTTTAGTTTTTTGATCCAAATAAAAAGAGCACAGAATAAAATAAACAAGACAATTAAAAGGCCAGAATTGACCAATACCTGATTCAATCCGAATTTTGATACATCTACAAACGGATAAGGATAAAAACCTGAATAATATCCACGAATGAGGATGTAAAACAAATACACCAAAGGAAATATCAACCATTTCGGAATTTGATGATAATTAAGCTTATTATCCTCGTACAAATACCAATAAAGAATCGCTAATCCTGGAATGACGGAATGTAAGAGTTCATCAACAATCATTTGAAGTCCTGTCGGGCTCCAAGTGTGTCTCAAAAGAATCTGATAGACCAAGCCAACAATGGTGATGTAAACAGTAATAGGTGTTAAAATCCTGATTGTCTCCTTTTTGAACGTTTGAATAGAAAATGAAATCGCTAAAATCATATTAGTCAAAATCGTGAAGTAACTGAAAAACCGAATGACAGATTCAAGTCTGGAAATGGTTCTTGATTCCATCATCAAATAAAACTGTAGAATCACCGCTATCCATCCTAAAATCGCAAGAAATAACGCCAGTTTCTGTTTCATAATTCGATTAATTTATAATGACATCACAACTATAAAGATTAAAACCGCTAATCCAACCAAAATAGTCATAATCAAATGACTGAAAATTGACCTAACAATAATATTTATCGGTTTCATTGGTTTGAAAAACTGAAGATTCGTCCAAAAGTGCAATCCCAAATCAATCAAATAGACAATCAGCATTACCGTTCCGATATTGAGAGAATGTTTGACCAGGAA encodes:
- the rseP gene encoding RIP metalloprotease RseP, which gives rise to MELALKIFQFILSISILVTLHEIGHFLPAKWFKTKVDKFFLFFDPYFSIFAMKKINGKWQYKFFTKNQPTEEEVEINGKKVTQPIDVSALPDSDWRKHEGVKYGIGWLPMGGYVKIAGMVDESMDTAQLSKPAEPWEFRAKPAWQRLIIMLGGVTVNFFLAWAIYSSLSYFTGETFHDNAKFENGIAVSDAGKKMGLETGDKILKIDGKPAERMETSTVNMLFADNVTVLRGGKEVTFPINEDGVAEVLHANEAKLYFMNRFPAVVDTLTPNMPAIKAGLQKGDKIVGVNGQKTEFYDQVTDALKANKGGEISLNIIRNDQPLTINAKATPEGKLGFGPNFQLAQSYLNKSETTKNYSFLEAIPRGFTRTIDVLTMQVKQFKIIFNTKTQGYKKVGGPIAIVNNMHVEKSKDGSLSIDWEFFWGFTAMFSVWLAFLNLIPIPGLDGGHVLFTLWEIITRKPVPQKILENAQMVGVIFLLGLMALIFGNDIVKVVAQFFSQKN
- a CDS encoding Pr6Pr family membrane protein, whose protein sequence is MKQKLALFLAILGWIAVILQFYLMMESRTISRLESVIRFFSYFTILTNMILAISFSIQTFKKETIRILTPITVYITIVGLVYQILLRHTWSPTGLQMIVDELLHSVIPGLAILYWYLYEDNKLNYHQIPKWLIFPLVYLFYILIRGYYSGFYPYPFVDVSKFGLNQVLVNSGLLIVLFILFCALFIWIKKLKSKARK